The following are from one region of the Spodoptera frugiperda isolate SF20-4 chromosome 20, AGI-APGP_CSIRO_Sfru_2.0, whole genome shotgun sequence genome:
- the LOC118262110 gene encoding collagen alpha-2(IV) chain isoform X21 produces the protein MGPGTLFYFLAALAIIHASEDTPKTKPKDEFKALSEAREARQYDSYQGQPDNEVVVDIEDDEKKQYYETNYDTSAYGFGYDVGPNGQFHHENRGPDGVTYGCYGYLDPDNFLRATHYVADSHGYRVVEPEKPVEVFPDEKYEYDESTGQALNTRPGQIIPWEKLFFPKGCGRTPGGVPAKPLPKPTPKPPRPIDSSSETTNVKPVQSGQGPNGPYGPGSWQGQPGKPGTPGRPGTPGTPGTPGTPGSPGSPGTPGGPGGPGGPGGPGGPSGGYYPGSSGTPGTAGSPGTPGTPGSPGTPGGPGTPGTSGYPGTAGTPGTPGYPGTEGTPGTPGYPGTAGTPGTPGTPGYPGTEGTPGTPGYPGTAGTPGTPGYPGTEGTPGTPGTPGYPGTAGYPGTAGTPGTPGYPGTEGTPGTPGTPGYPGTEGTPGTPGTPGYPGTAGTPGYPGYYPGGSGGYYPGQPTAPGTDGYYPGQGSGPGGPLGPDGTYGPDGTYYPGTPGTPGTPGTPGSPGGPGGPGGPGGPGGPGGPGGPNGPNGPSNGGYYPGQPGRPGTPGSPGSPGTPGGPGGPGGPGGPGGPGGPNGPNGPSSGGYYPGQPGSPGTPGSPGSPGTPGGPGGPGGPGGPGGPGGPNGPNGPSSGGYYPGQPGSPGTPGSPGSPGTPGGPGGPGGPGGPGGPGGPNGPNGPSSGGYYPGQPGSPGTPGSPGSPGTPGGPGGPGGPGGPGGPGGPNGPNGPSSGGYYPGQPGSPGTPGSPGSPGTPGGPGGPGGPGGPGGPGGPNGPNGPSNGGYYPGQPGSPGSPGSPGSPGTPGGPGGPGGPGGPGGPGGPTDTTTYPGQSSGQPSQPGQPGYPGKPGQPGYPGQPGQPGQPGQPGQPGQGGQPGKPGQPGYPGQPGQPGYPGQPGQPGQPGQPGQGGQPGKPGQPGYPGQPGQPGYPGQPGQPGQGGQPGQPGQPGGPGQPGYPGQPGQPGQGGQPGKPGQPGYPGQPGQPGYPGQPGQPGQPGQGGQPGKPGQPGYPGQPGQPGYPGQPGQPGQPGQGGQPGKPGQPGYPGQPGQPGYPGQPGQPGQPGQGGQPGKPGQPGYPGQPGQPGYPGQPGQPGQPGQGGQPGKPGQPGYPGQPGYPGQPGQPGQPGQGGQPGKPGQPGYPGQPGQPGYPGQPGQPGQPGQGGQPGKPGQPGYPGQPGQPGYPGQPGQPGGPGQQGQPGYPGQPGQPGQGGQPGQPGQPGGPGQPGYPGQPGQPGKPGQPGQPGYPGQPGQPGQPGYPGQPGQPGQPGYPGQPGQPGQPGKPGQPGQPGYPGQPGQPGQPGQPGQPGYPEQPGQPGGPGRPEDLTKPGQPGYPGQQGQPGGPGQPGQPGYPGQPGKPGQPGQPGYPGQPGQPGYPGQPGQPGQPGQQGQPGQPGKPGQPGQPGYPGQPGKPGEPGQPGYPGQPGQPGKPGQPGQPGYPGQPGEPGQPGQPGQPGQPGYPGQPGQPGGPGQPGQPGYPGQPGQAGQPGQPGYPGQPGQPGYPGQQGQPGGPGQPGQPGTPGQPGQPGYPGQPGQPGEPGKPGQPGQPGQPGYPGQPGQPGYPGQQGQPGGPGQPGQPGYPGQPGQPGQPGQPGQPGYPGQPGQPGEPGKPGQPGQPGQPGYPGQPGQPGYPGQQGQPGGPGQPGQPGYPGQPGQPGQPGQPGQPGYPGQPGQPGYPGQQGQPGGPGQPGQPGYPGQPGQPGQPGYPGQPGQPGYPGQQGQPGGPGQPGQPGKPGQPGQPGYPGQQGQPGGPGQPGQPGKPGQPGQPGYPGQQGQPGGPGQPGQPGTPGQPGQPGHPGQPGQPGEPGKPGQPGQPGQPGYPGQPGQPGYPGQQGQPGGPGQPGQPGQPGEPGKPGQPGQPGQPGYPGQPGQPGYPGQQGQPGGPGQPGQPGTPGQPGQPGYPGQPGQPGEPGKPGQPGQPGQPGYPGQPGQPGYPGQQGQPGGPGQPGQPGYPGQPGQPGEPGKPGQPGQPGQPGYPGQPGQPGQPGQSGGPGQPGQPGYPGQPGQPGGPGQPGQPGYPGQPGQPGYPGQPGQPGQPGHPGQPGYPGQPGQPGQPGYPGQPGQPGYPGQPGQPGQPGQPGYPGQPGQPGQPGYPGQPGQPGYPGQPGQPGQPGQPGYPGQPGQPGQPGQPGYPGQPGQPGYPGQPGQPGQPGYPGQPGQYPDSETAPSGTGVQPPATVPSHQMPPFPIYVIPYPLPIVPSPASCPCYLLKPGQNETNVQAQGPQATAPPHYQNQPQYPPYGIIGFVPVVFVPYCPGNASNMNSAQQNFPNAVPVQYSCNQCQASSDIYRYLGRLNGGRSTGFKDLKDLKDLKEIKSLTELDDLLKNQIKPLEKSMHTIAANPRVLAETNDKNEKKEKIETKTPRRRTRTGRTRVSKN, from the exons ATGGGGCCGGGAACACTCTTCTATTTcttg GCCGCGCTGGCTATAATACATGCCAGCGAGGATACGCCAAAGACAAAGCCAAAAGATGAATTCAAAGCATTATCCGAAGCGCGAGAAGCTCGCCAATATGACTCGTACCAGGGACAACCAGATAACGAAGTGGTCGTGGACATAGAGGACGATGAAAAGAAACAGTATTATGAAACCAATTACGACAcaa GTGCATACGGCTTCGGTTATGACGTCGGTCCAAATGGGCAGTTCCATCATGAGAACCGCGGTCCGGATGGCGTCACCTATGGTTGCTATGGTTACTTGGACCCAGATAACTTCCTTCGTGCTACTCACTACGTTGCTGACAGCCACGGATACAGAGTAGTGGAACCAGAGAAACCAGTCGAAGTATTCCCTGACGAGAAATATGAATACGATGAATC CACTGGACAGGCGTTAAACACTCGGCCCGGACAAATCATCCCCTGGGAGAAACTCTTCTTCCCCAAGGGATGCGGTCGTACTCCCGGTGGAGTTCCAGCCAAGCCTTTACCGAAACCTACGCCCAAACCACCTCGTCCCATAGACAGCAGTAGCGAGACCACGAATGTCAAACCTGTACAATCTGGACAAG gACCCAATGGACCTTACGGCCCTGGATCat GGCAAGGtcaaccaggcaagccaggaaCTCCCGGCAGGCCCGGTACTCCAGGTACTCCAGGCACCCCAGGAACCCCAGGCTCTCCCGGTTCTCCCGGCACACCAGGTGGACCAG GAGGTCCAGGTGGTCCCGGCGGCCCCGGTGGTCCATCAGGCGGCTACTACCCCGGCTCTAGTGGAACCCCAGGCACCGCTGGATCTCCAGGAACCCCAGGTACACCCGGTAGTCCCGGTACCCCCGGCGGCCCAGGTACTCCTGGGACCTCAGGTTACCCTGGCACAGCTGGTACCCCAGGTACACCTGGATACCCAGGCACAGAAGGAACCCCAGGTACACCTGGTTACCCAGGCACAGCTGGTACCCCAGGCACACCAGGTACACCTGGATATCCAGGTACAGAAGGCACCCCAGGAACACCTGGTTACCCAGGTACGGCAGGTACCCCAGGTACACCTGGTTACCCAGGCACAGAAGGAACTCCTGGCACTCCAGGTACACCTGGTTACCCAGGCACAGCTGGTTACCCAGGCACAGCTGGTACCCCAGGCACACCTGGTTACCCAGGCACAGAAGGAACCCCAGGAACACCAGGCACACCTGGTTACCCAGGCACAGAAGGAACCCCAGGCACACCAGGCACACCTGGATATCCAGGCACAGCAGGCACACCTGGTTACCCAGGATACTATCCCGGCG GCTCAGGTGGATATTACCCAGGACAACCAACTGCACCAG GCACAGACGGCTATTATCCAGGACAAGGTAGTGGACCAG GAGGACCATTAGGTCCTGATGGTACTTATGGTCCCGATGGTACCTACTACCCGGGCACTCCAGGAACACCAGGCACACCAGGCACACCAGGCAGCCCCGGCGGCCCTGGCGGCCCag GAGGTCCCGGAGGGCCCGGCGGTCCTGGAGGCCCCGGAGGACCTAATGGACCCAATGGCCCATCAAACGGCGGCTACTACCCAGGACAACCCGGCAGACCTGGCACTCCAGGCAGTCCAGGATCACCAGGTACTCCAGGAGGACCAGGAGGTCCAGGTGGACCAGGAGGTCCTGGAGGACCAGGAGGACCAAACGGACCCAATGGCCCTTCAAGCGGCGGATACTACCCAGGACAACCCGGCAGCCCTGGCACTCCAGGAAGCCCAGGATCACCAGGCACTCCAGGAGGACCAGGTGGACCAGGTGGACCAGGAGGTCCAGGAGGACCTGGTGGACCTAATGGACCCAATGGCCCTTCAAGCGGCGGCTACTACCCAGGACAACCCGGCAGCCCTGGCACTCCAGGCAGCCCAGGATCACCAGGCACTCCAGGAGGACCAGGAGGTCCGGGCGGACCAGGTGGCCCAGGAGGTCCCGGAGGGCCTAATGGACCCAATGGCCCTTCAAGCGGTGGCTACTACCCAGGACAACCCGGCAGCCCTGGCACTCCAGGCAGCCCAGGATCACCAGGCACTCCAGGAG GACCAGGAGGTCCGGGCGGGCCAGGTGGACCTGGAGGTCCCGGAGGGCCTAATGGACCCAATGGCCCTTCAAGCGGCGGATACTACCCAGGACAACCCGGCAGCCCTGGCACTCCAGGCAGCCCAGGATCACCAGGCACTCCAGGAGGTCCAGGAGGACCAGGTGGGCCAGGTGGACCAGGTGGCCCGGGAGGGCCAAACGGACCCAATGGCCCTTCGAACGGCGGATACTACCCAGGACAACCCGGCAGCCCCGGTTCACCAGGAAGCCCAGGATCACCAGGAACACCCG gtggTCCCGGAGGTCCAGGTGGTCCCGGTGGACCTGGAGGACCCGGTGGTCCCACCGACACAACAACTTATCCAGGACAATCAA GTGGCCAACCTAGTCAACCAGGACAGCCGGGATACCCAGGCAAACCAGGACAGCCTGGCTACCCAGGACAACCAGGACAACCAGGGCAACCAGGACAACCCGGACAGCCAGGACAAGGTGGCCAACCTGGTAAACCAGGACAGCCAGGATACCCAGGCCAACCAGGACAGCCAGGATACCCAGGACAACCAGGCCAACCAGGACAACCAGGACAGCCAGGACAAGGTGGTCAACCTGGTAAACCAGGACAGCCAGGATACCCAGGCCAACCAGGACAGCCTGGCTACCCAGGACAACCAGGACAACCAG gACAAGGAGGACAACCTGGTCAACCTGGACAGCCAGGTGGCCCAGGACAGCCAGGATACCCAGGACAACCAGGACAGCCAGGACAAGGTGGCCAACCTGGTAAACCAGGACAGCCAGGATACCCAGGACAACCAGGTCAGCCAGGATACCCAGGACAACCAGGACAACCCGGACAGCCAGGACAAGGTGGCCAACCTGGTAAACCAGGACAGCCAGGATACCCAGGCCAACCAGGACAGCCAGGATACCCAGGACAACCAGGACAACCCGGACAGCCAGGACAAGGTGGCCAACCTGGTAAACCAGGACAGCCAGGATACCCAGGCCAACCAGGACAGCCAGGATACCCAGGACAACCAGGACAACCCGGACAGCCAGGACAAGGTGGCCAACCTGGTAAACCAGGACAGCCAGGATACCCAGGCCAACCAGGACAGCCAGGATACCCAGGACAACCAGGACAACCCGGACAGCCAGGACAAGGTGGCCAACCTGGTAAACCAGGACAGCCAGGATACCCAGGACAACCAG GATACCCAGGACAACCAGGACAACCCGGACAGCCAGGACAAGGTGGCCAACCTGGTAAACCAGGACAGCCAGGATACCCAGGACAACCAGGACAGCCAGGATACCCAGGACAACCAGGACAACCCGGACAGCCAGGACAAGGTGGCCAACCTGGTAAACCAGGACAGCCAGGATACCCAGGTCAACCAGGACAGCCAGGCTACCCAGGACAACCAGGACAGCCAGGTGGCCCAGGACAGCAAGGACAACCGGGTTATCCAGGACAACCAG GACAACCAGGGCAAGGAGGACAACCTGGTCAACCTGGACAGCCAGGTGGCCCAGGACAGCCAGGATACCCAGGACAACCAGGTCAGCCCGGAAAACCGGGACAACCTGGGCAGCCAGGTTACCCAGGGCAGCCCGGTCAGCCAGGACAGCCAGGATACCCAGGGCAACCCGGTCAGCCAGGGCAGCCAGGATACCCAGGTCAACCAGGACAACCAGGTCAACCCGGAAAACCGGGACAACCCGGGCAGCCAGGATACCCAGGGCAACCCGGTCAGCCAGGACAGCCAGGACAACCAGGGCAGCCCGGATATCCAGAACAACCAGGACAGCCAG gaGGACCAGGACGTCCTGAAGACCTAACTAAACCAGGTCAGCCAGGATACCCAGGACAGCAAGGACAACCCGGTGGTCCAGGACAGCCAGGACAACCTGGATACCCAGGACAACCAG GTAAACCAGGACAACCTGGTCAACCAGGATATCCAGGACAGCCAGGACAGCCCGGATACCCGGGACAACCTGGTCAACCAGGACAGCCAGGTCAACAAGGACAACCAGGACAGCCTGGTAAACCAGGTCAGCCAGGCCAGCCAGGATATCCAGGACAACCTGGCAAACCAGGCGAACCAGGCCAACCAGGATACCCAGGACAACCAGGACAACCTGGCAAACCGGGTCAACCTGGCCAGCCAGGATACCCAGGACAAccag GTGAACCAGGCCAACCTGGTCAACCCGGACAGCCAGGACAACCAGGATACCCAGGACAGCCAGGACAACCCGGTGGTCCAGGTCAGCCAGGCCAACCAGGATACCCAGGACAGCCAGGTCAAGCAGGACAACCAGGTCAACCAGGATACCCCGGACAGCCCGGACAGCCAGGATACCCAGGACAGCAAGGACAACCTGGTGGCCCAGGACAGCCAGGGCAACCAGGTACACCAGGCCAGCCCGGCCAACCAGGATACCCAGGCCAACCAGGTCAACCAGGAGAACCTGGCAAACCAGGACAACCTGGCCAGCCAGGACAACCAGGATACCCAGGACAGCCCGGACAGCCAGGTTACCCTGGACAGCAAGGACAACCTGGTGGTCCAGGACAGCCAGGACAACCAGGATACCCAGGACAACCCGGACAACCAGGTCAACCAGGCCAGCCCGGCCAACCAGGATACCCAGGCCAACCAGGACAACCAGGAGAACCTGGCAAACCAGGACAACCTGGCCAGCCAGGACAACCAGGATACCCAGGACAGCCCGGACAGCCAGGTTACCCTGGACAGCAAGGACAACCTGGTGGTCCAGGACAGCCAGGACAACCAGGATACCCAGGACAACCCGGACAACCAGGTCAACCAGGCCAGCCCGGCCAACCAGGATACCCAGGCCAACCAGGTCAACCAGGATACCCAGGGCAACAAGGACAACCCGGTGGTCCAGGACAGCCAGGACAACCAGGATACCCAGGACAACCCGGACAACCAG GTCAACCAGGATACCCCGGACAGCCCGGACAGCCAGGATACCCAGGACAGCAAGGACAACCCGGTGGTCCAGGACAGCCAGGGCAACCAG GTAAACCAGGACAACCCGGACAACCAG GATACCCAGGGCAGCAAGGACAACCCGGTGGTCCAGGACAACCCGGACAACCAGGTAAACCAGGACAGCCCGGACAGCCAGGATACCCAGGACAGCAAGGACAACCTGGTGGCCCAGGACAGCCAGGGCAACCAGGTACACCAGGCCAGCCCGGCCAACCTGGACACCCAGGGCAGCCAGGTCAACCAGGAGAGCCTGGCAAACCAGGACAGCCTGGCCAACCAGGACAACCAGGATACCCAGGACAACCCGGACAACCAGGATACCCAGGACAGCAAGGACAACCTGGTGGTCCAGGACAGCCAGGGCAACCAG GTCAACCAGGAGAGCCTGGCAAACCAGGACAGCCTGGCCAACCAGGACAACCAGGATACCCAGGACAACCCGGACAACCGGGATACCCAGGACAGCAAGGACAACCCGGTGGTCCAGGACAGCCAGGGCAACCAGGTACACCAGGCCAGCCCGGCCAACCAGGATACCCAGGGCAGCCAGGTCAACCAGGAGAACCTGGTAAACCAGGACAGCCTGGCCAACCAGGACAACCAGGATACCCAGGACAACCCGGACAACCAGGATACCCAGGACAGCAAGGACAACCCGGTGGTCCAGGACAGCCAGGGCAACCAGGATACCCAGGCCAACCAGGTCAACCAGGAGAACCTGGCAAACCAGGACAGCCTGGCCAGCCAGGACAACCAGGATACCCAGGACAGCCCGGACAACCAGGACAACCAGGGCAATCAG GTGGCCCCGGACAACCAGGACAACCTGGATATCCAGGACAACCAGGACAGCCTGGAGGGCCTGGACAACCTGGACAACCGGGTTACCCAGGACAGCCCGGACAGCCGGGATACCCAGGACAGCCAGGTCAGCCAGGTCAACCTGGACACCCAGGGCAGCCGGGATACCCAGGACAACCAGGACAACCAGGACAGCCCGGATACCCAGGACAACCAGGACAGCCCGGATACCCAGGTCAGCCAGGACAACCAGGACAACCAGGACAGCCGGGATACCCAGGACAACCAGGACAACCAGGACAGCCGGGATACCCAGGACAACCAGGACAGCCGGGATACCCAGGTCAGCCAGGACAACCAGGACAACCAGGACAGCCGGGATACCCAGGTCAGCCAGGACAACCAGGACAACCAGGACAGCCGGGATACCCAGGACAGCCAGGACAACCAGGCTACCCCGGACAGCCAGGACAACCAGGACAGCCGGGATACCCAGGTCAACCAGGACAATACCCAG ATTCTGAAACGGCACCGTCTGGCACCGGAGTACAACCACCTGCCACTGTAC